Proteins encoded together in one Sulfoacidibacillus ferrooxidans window:
- a CDS encoding LCP family protein, which yields MKVARQKMSLFVAFLSLFSVLLSVSPSYAKDLVQGKRYTLLIAGLDHDGTSKDPDRRTDAHTDALVLLSSKLGSGVVNAVHIPRDTRVYVPHEGYTKINGVYLLRGRKGLSTAVSTLTGIPIDDVLVMDFARFRHALSLVPRMPFTLDRPVMAPEGDVHLSVGTHVLSPAEALAVVRFRHEPLGDIGRVHRQERFMRSAVDVASKLPYGLFVQVMKTLDSQVTDQDIQIAYALVHPVIEYHAHSVPGNFSVGPGVSYWLPDQRGMSAIAALVLHHEEGIPAFSAWHSRALAVDADDGRDRSH from the coding sequence TTGAAAGTTGCAAGACAGAAGATGAGTCTGTTCGTTGCTTTTCTGAGTTTGTTTTCTGTTTTGTTATCCGTGAGTCCATCCTATGCAAAGGATCTTGTACAGGGAAAACGCTATACATTATTAATCGCTGGACTTGATCACGATGGGACGAGTAAAGATCCGGATCGTCGAACAGATGCTCATACAGATGCCTTAGTGCTACTCAGTTCTAAGCTCGGGAGTGGTGTTGTCAATGCGGTACATATTCCAAGAGATACGCGTGTATATGTACCGCATGAAGGTTATACGAAGATCAATGGCGTCTACCTTTTGCGCGGTCGCAAGGGACTTTCTACTGCTGTCAGCACGCTGACTGGCATCCCTATAGACGATGTACTCGTTATGGATTTCGCGCGTTTTCGGCACGCATTAAGTCTTGTGCCAAGAATGCCATTTACACTTGATCGTCCTGTCATGGCACCGGAAGGAGACGTGCATCTCTCTGTAGGGACGCATGTACTGAGTCCAGCGGAAGCGCTTGCTGTGGTTCGATTTCGGCATGAACCACTTGGTGATATTGGACGTGTACACAGACAAGAACGATTTATGCGCAGTGCAGTGGACGTCGCCTCTAAACTGCCCTATGGGCTTTTTGTGCAAGTCATGAAAACACTTGATTCACAAGTGACTGATCAGGATATTCAGATTGCTTATGCACTTGTTCATCCGGTGATCGAATACCATGCACACTCTGTTCCTGGCAATTTTAGTGTGGGGCCAGGTGTTAGTTATTGGTTGCCTGACCAACGGGGAATGTCTGCGATTGCGGCGCTTGTCTTGCATCATGAAGAGGGAATTCCGGCTTTTAGCGCATGGCATAGCCGTGCTTTAGCAGTAGATGCGGACGATGGTCGAGATCGATCTCATTGA
- the metK gene encoding methionine adenosyltransferase, with amino-acid sequence MANRKLFTSESVTEGHPDKICDQISDALLDAFLKQDPFSRVACETSVTTGLVLVAGEVTTEGYVDIPHVVREAIRNLGYTRAKYGFDADTCAVITSIDEQSPDIAMGVNKALESRHGEETEQDLDAIGAGDQGLMFGLAVNETDDLMPLPISLAHGLARRLAQVRKERIVNYLRPDGKTQVTVEYDGNRPVRVDTIVISTQHHPLVDLETIERDMKELVIKEIVPAHLLDEQTRYLINPTGRFVIGGPQGDAGLTGRKIIVDTYGGYARHGGGAFSGKDPTKVDRSGAYAARYVAKNVVAAGLADKCEVQIAYAIGVAHPVSIMVDTFGTGKVADEKIEELIQANFDLRPAGIIKALDLRRPIYAQTAVYGHFGRPDLDLPWERTDRAAALREQAGL; translated from the coding sequence ATGGCCAACCGTAAGTTATTTACTTCTGAATCCGTAACTGAAGGTCATCCTGATAAAATATGTGATCAGATATCTGATGCGTTATTAGATGCATTTTTAAAACAAGATCCATTTTCGCGTGTCGCTTGCGAAACATCGGTCACAACGGGTCTCGTACTCGTTGCGGGAGAAGTCACTACAGAAGGTTATGTAGATATACCGCATGTTGTGCGTGAAGCGATTCGCAATCTTGGGTATACACGTGCAAAGTATGGTTTTGATGCAGATACGTGTGCAGTGATTACGTCGATTGACGAACAATCTCCTGACATTGCTATGGGTGTAAATAAAGCACTTGAATCACGGCATGGCGAAGAAACGGAGCAAGATCTTGATGCGATTGGCGCAGGTGATCAAGGTCTGATGTTTGGACTTGCTGTTAATGAGACAGATGATCTGATGCCACTGCCTATTTCACTTGCACATGGACTTGCTAGGCGCTTAGCGCAAGTACGCAAGGAGCGCATTGTCAATTATTTGCGTCCAGATGGAAAAACACAAGTTACCGTAGAGTATGATGGCAATCGCCCTGTCCGGGTTGATACGATCGTCATTTCTACCCAACACCATCCGCTTGTCGACTTAGAGACGATCGAACGCGATATGAAAGAACTCGTTATTAAAGAGATCGTTCCGGCACATTTATTGGATGAGCAGACGCGGTATTTGATTAATCCTACTGGACGGTTTGTGATTGGCGGCCCACAAGGAGACGCTGGTCTTACAGGTCGTAAAATTATTGTGGATACGTATGGTGGATATGCGCGGCACGGCGGCGGTGCATTTTCTGGGAAGGATCCGACTAAGGTCGATCGCTCCGGGGCTTATGCGGCGCGTTATGTGGCAAAGAATGTCGTAGCGGCAGGTCTAGCTGACAAGTGTGAAGTACAGATCGCGTATGCGATCGGTGTCGCTCATCCAGTATCAATTATGGTAGATACGTTTGGAACTGGAAAAGTTGCAGATGAAAAGATTGAAGAGTTGATCCAAGCTAATTTTGATCTGCGTCCGGCAGGGATTATCAAGGCACTTGATTTGCGTAGGCCAATCTATGCACAAACTGCGGTGTACGGACATTTTGGTCGCCCTGATCTGGATTTGCCTTGGGAGCGCACGGATCGTGCTGCAGCTTTGCGTGAACAAGCAGGACTATAA
- a CDS encoding small, acid-soluble spore protein, alpha/beta type yields MSSGFSQVIKASHKALDDMKYEIAGELGLPVFKGSEDYWGHIMTKDAGAVGGHMTRKLVAFGEMALSQQNKSE; encoded by the coding sequence ATGTCTAGTGGTTTCTCACAAGTCATTAAAGCTTCGCATAAGGCACTCGATGATATGAAGTATGAAATTGCAGGAGAACTCGGATTGCCCGTATTTAAAGGCAGTGAAGACTACTGGGGTCATATTATGACAAAAGATGCAGGTGCAGTTGGTGGTCATATGACGCGAAAGCTCGTGGCATTTGGCGAAATGGCGTTATCACAACAAAATAAAAGTGAGTAA
- a CDS encoding WecB/TagA/CpsF family glycosyltransferase, whose amino-acid sequence MERVGILGVPFSALTEHEVMLHCVACIESQTPHMVITAGPEFVMRLQSDPRLRSVLTAADLITPDGIGIVIASRWYGQPIAERVTGVSLTERLLAYAHDQNLRVYFLGATEEALQKAMHVLRGRYQGLNITGKNGYFTSDQVDEVLADIMQVRPHILFVGLGQPRQEEFIATYKDRLGVPLAIGIGGVIDVLGGTVKRAPVMMQRLHLEWFYRLLREPSRWRRQLVLPQFALAAWLDARSRARR is encoded by the coding sequence ATGGAGCGTGTTGGAATTCTTGGTGTGCCTTTTTCTGCGTTAACAGAGCATGAGGTCATGCTGCACTGTGTTGCATGTATTGAATCACAAACTCCACATATGGTGATCACTGCGGGACCTGAATTTGTTATGCGCTTACAAAGTGATCCGCGTTTGCGTTCTGTGTTGACTGCAGCAGATCTCATTACTCCAGATGGCATTGGTATTGTGATTGCATCGCGATGGTATGGGCAACCGATTGCAGAACGGGTGACGGGTGTATCGCTAACTGAACGGTTATTGGCATATGCTCACGATCAGAATTTGCGGGTGTATTTTTTGGGAGCCACTGAGGAGGCTTTGCAAAAAGCGATGCATGTGCTAAGAGGCCGTTATCAAGGGTTGAATATTACAGGTAAAAATGGGTATTTTACATCTGATCAGGTAGATGAGGTACTTGCTGATATTATGCAGGTGCGGCCACACATTTTATTTGTTGGCTTAGGGCAACCACGGCAAGAAGAGTTTATTGCTACATATAAGGATCGCCTAGGTGTACCACTGGCTATCGGCATTGGTGGTGTCATCGATGTCTTAGGGGGAACTGTGAAACGCGCACCCGTAATGATGCAGCGCCTTCACCTCGAATGGTTTTATCGTTTATTGCGTGAACCTAGTCGGTGGCGACGGCAACTTGTGTTGCCACAATTTGCACTTGCAGCTTGGTTGGATGCGCGATCACGGGCGCGCCGCTAA